One genomic region from Natrinema caseinilyticum encodes:
- a CDS encoding GAP family protein: MTSVTVGAYLAAQNSPLTDAVPFVLLTLLVLSLPSLTLIAFGERAERYLPKTRDWMDANSWIVTELVLLIFMAIALNNFLG; encoded by the coding sequence TTGACGTCCGTCACCGTCGGCGCGTATCTCGCGGCGCAGAACTCCCCCCTGACGGACGCCGTCCCGTTCGTTCTGCTGACGCTCCTGGTTCTGTCCCTTCCATCGCTCACACTGATCGCCTTCGGAGAACGAGCGGAACGCTACCTGCCGAAGACCCGCGACTGGATGGACGCGAACTCGTGGATCGTCACCGAATTGGTGCTCCTCATTTTCATGGCGATCGCACTCAACAACTTTCTCGGGTAG
- a CDS encoding PQQ-binding-like beta-propeller repeat protein — MTEWNQTGGDPHNSGLRRDLEGPSRVTEAWTTDLGGVPGSPVLDRETVYVGTSRGNGHALEAETGRRRWTVETTAAADATPVVTRDRLYLGTGDGTVRALDPATGEREWEAELPDDLESDLAFSDGRLYAGHATGLSALEADTGTLVWTSETESPVVGCPAIADGRDVDRNRSPRSRLSEPMDSDRRSDSMTADPVDDYGGDSAGRWVDERVFAGTAGGTIVALEAESGADVWTAPTAGAVAAGPTVADDRLYVCDDAGTMLSLDAVTGRTWFTYEIRDSFTTSPTVLAAAETTFVGAADGYLHVTDTTVGRRKLRGWLFSRKGVELDGPIRSRPVVVGDVLCVGDSSGSLYGIDVDDCEPRWHVRADDAIAGTPAVAPGRLVVGSDDGRLRCLEWETDDRGF, encoded by the coding sequence GTGACCGAGTGGAACCAGACGGGGGGCGATCCGCACAATTCGGGGCTCCGGCGCGACCTCGAGGGGCCGTCCCGCGTCACCGAGGCCTGGACGACCGACCTCGGCGGCGTGCCGGGATCACCGGTTCTCGACCGCGAAACCGTCTACGTCGGAACGAGCCGCGGCAACGGCCACGCGCTCGAGGCCGAGACGGGGCGACGACGGTGGACCGTCGAGACCACTGCGGCGGCCGACGCGACGCCGGTCGTCACCCGCGATCGGCTGTATCTGGGGACGGGAGACGGGACCGTTCGCGCGCTCGATCCAGCCACCGGCGAGCGGGAGTGGGAGGCCGAACTCCCGGACGATCTCGAGTCCGACCTCGCCTTTTCCGACGGCCGACTGTACGCCGGCCACGCGACCGGGCTGTCCGCGCTCGAGGCCGACACGGGAACGCTCGTCTGGACGTCCGAGACCGAGTCGCCCGTGGTCGGCTGTCCGGCGATCGCCGACGGACGGGACGTCGATCGAAATCGGTCGCCCAGGTCCCGGCTCTCGGAGCCGATGGATTCGGACCGCCGTTCGGATTCGATGACCGCGGACCCCGTCGACGACTACGGGGGCGACTCGGCGGGACGGTGGGTCGACGAACGAGTATTCGCGGGAACCGCGGGTGGGACGATAGTCGCACTCGAGGCCGAATCGGGCGCGGACGTCTGGACCGCACCGACTGCCGGAGCGGTCGCTGCCGGGCCGACCGTCGCGGACGACCGTCTCTACGTCTGTGACGACGCGGGAACGATGCTCTCGCTCGACGCCGTCACCGGCCGAACGTGGTTCACGTACGAGATTCGCGATTCGTTTACGACGTCGCCGACCGTCCTCGCGGCGGCCGAGACGACGTTCGTCGGGGCCGCGGACGGGTACCTCCACGTGACCGACACGACGGTCGGCCGGCGAAAACTGCGCGGGTGGCTGTTCTCGCGGAAGGGTGTCGAACTGGACGGACCGATCCGTTCCCGTCCCGTCGTGGTCGGCGACGTCCTCTGCGTCGGCGACTCGAGCGGCTCGCTCTACGGGATCGACGTCGACGACTGCGAGCCCCGCTGGCACGTCCGGGCCGACGACGCTATCGCGGGCACCCCTGCAGTCGCGCCGGGCCGACTCGTCGTCGGAAGTGACGATGGACGTCTTCGGTGCCTCGAGTGGGAGACCGACGACCGAGGGTTCTAA
- a CDS encoding GerW family sporulation protein — MSVIDQLTTVVERLHGSASVESVYGDPIETNGRTIVPVAKIAYGFGAGYGSSPDEGSPDEQRTDYGDGGGLGGGVAAKPAGVVEITESETKFVRPTSTDRRLITLIGCLLVGYLLGRRK, encoded by the coding sequence ATGAGTGTAATCGACCAGCTCACGACCGTTGTTGAACGTCTTCACGGCTCGGCCTCCGTCGAGTCAGTGTACGGTGATCCAATCGAAACGAACGGGCGGACCATCGTTCCGGTAGCGAAGATTGCATACGGGTTTGGCGCTGGATACGGGTCGAGTCCCGACGAGGGATCGCCCGACGAACAGCGCACGGACTACGGCGATGGCGGCGGCCTCGGAGGTGGTGTCGCGGCAAAACCTGCTGGCGTGGTCGAAATAACGGAAAGTGAAACGAAATTCGTTCGTCCGACATCCACTGACCGTCGCCTCATCACACTCATTGGCTGTCTTCTCGTCGGATATTTGCTTGGCCGCCGGAAATAG
- a CDS encoding glutamate-cysteine ligase family protein produces MLAHNSEPVRRSIEVEYWVIDEEGHLVEPSDHMVAAPGTEREFVEPILEIKTTACETTEGLRAELFERVDEALERAATDGKRLVPLATPLNEDRVRELASDRTRIQNQVVGGDFSYVRHCAGTHVHVEQVPGHEADQVNALVALDPALALVNSSPYYQGRHLAAGARSKLYRWMAYDDVPHQGWLWPYIDDTDEWKRRLERRYDEFVVAAADAGINRRTVERNFEPESAIWTPVQLREEFPTVEWRSPDTCLPSQVVRLADWIATVATHATETTLRIEGEEGRVTENGVVVPTFDAVLGYVNAAIRDGLASSSVRSYLERMGFDVDAYHPVTHEIEGRAPMSRDDARRLRLEYADRLEQDVQRADAVRGG; encoded by the coding sequence GTGTTAGCACACAATTCAGAGCCGGTACGACGAAGTATCGAGGTCGAATACTGGGTAATCGACGAAGAGGGCCACCTCGTCGAGCCGAGCGACCACATGGTGGCGGCACCGGGCACCGAGCGAGAGTTCGTCGAGCCGATCCTCGAGATCAAGACGACCGCGTGTGAGACGACCGAAGGGTTACGTGCCGAGCTATTCGAACGGGTCGACGAGGCGCTAGAGCGCGCCGCAACGGACGGCAAACGACTGGTTCCGCTGGCCACGCCGTTGAACGAGGACCGGGTGCGGGAACTGGCGAGCGACCGGACACGAATACAGAATCAAGTCGTCGGTGGGGACTTCTCGTACGTTCGTCACTGCGCGGGAACACACGTCCACGTCGAGCAAGTGCCGGGTCACGAGGCCGACCAGGTAAACGCGCTCGTCGCACTCGACCCAGCGCTCGCCCTCGTTAATTCGTCCCCCTACTATCAGGGGCGACACCTGGCGGCCGGTGCCCGGTCGAAGCTCTACCGCTGGATGGCATACGACGACGTTCCTCACCAGGGGTGGCTCTGGCCGTACATTGACGATACCGACGAGTGGAAACGGCGTCTGGAACGACGCTACGACGAGTTCGTGGTTGCGGCGGCCGATGCCGGGATCAACCGCCGAACCGTCGAGCGCAACTTCGAGCCAGAGAGCGCCATCTGGACGCCCGTTCAACTCCGCGAGGAGTTTCCGACCGTCGAGTGGCGTTCACCGGACACCTGCCTGCCGAGCCAGGTCGTCCGGCTGGCCGATTGGATCGCGACCGTCGCAACCCACGCCACCGAGACGACGCTGCGAATCGAGGGCGAGGAGGGCCGCGTCACAGAAAACGGCGTCGTCGTCCCGACGTTCGACGCAGTTCTGGGATACGTCAACGCCGCCATCCGCGACGGGCTGGCGTCGTCGTCGGTCAGGTCGTATCTCGAACGCATGGGCTTCGACGTCGACGCGTACCACCCGGTCACACACGAGATCGAGGGCCGCGCCCCGATGTCCCGAGACGACGCACGGCGACTCCGGCTGGAATACGCAGATCGACTCGAACAAGACGTGCAACGGGCCGATGCGGTACGTGGCGGATAA
- a CDS encoding YbjQ family protein, whose protein sequence is MEFVTTETVPGREIDESLGIARGNTVKARNVGRDITQSIRNITGGELKAYSELLSDARDEALERMADDARSMDADAVVNVRLESSEIANGGSEVIAYGTAVTLK, encoded by the coding sequence ATGGAGTTCGTCACCACTGAAACGGTCCCCGGTCGTGAGATAGACGAGTCGCTCGGTATCGCTCGAGGAAACACGGTCAAGGCCCGGAACGTCGGCCGGGACATCACACAGAGTATCCGGAACATCACCGGCGGGGAGTTGAAGGCCTACTCCGAACTGTTGAGCGACGCTCGCGACGAGGCTCTCGAGCGCATGGCCGACGACGCCAGATCGATGGACGCAGACGCGGTCGTCAACGTTCGACTCGAGAGTTCCGAAATCGCGAACGGCGGTTCGGAGGTCATCGCGTACGGCACCGCCGTGACGCTGAAATAG
- a CDS encoding DUF5518 domain-containing protein, whose translation MKLNWSAIVIGFVVALVLAVISGLLVAGTNATSLALSWATIGVLGGLVAGYIAGGTVSTGAVHGGIATVLGSIITLAVVTFTTLLFAGLVPTFGVLVGGLLLIAFYAVPGALGGAIGSWANGRRAARKMAGARA comes from the coding sequence ATGAAATTGAATTGGTCAGCAATCGTAATCGGATTCGTCGTAGCCCTCGTCCTCGCCGTCATCAGCGGCCTCCTGGTCGCGGGAACGAACGCAACGTCGCTCGCGCTGTCGTGGGCGACGATCGGCGTACTCGGCGGTCTCGTCGCCGGGTACATCGCCGGTGGAACGGTGTCCACTGGTGCCGTCCACGGCGGGATCGCGACCGTCCTCGGGTCCATCATCACGTTAGCAGTCGTGACGTTCACCACGCTGCTCTTCGCGGGCCTCGTCCCGACGTTCGGCGTGCTCGTCGGCGGACTGCTCCTGATCGCGTTCTACGCCGTCCCTGGCGCACTCGGTGGCGCCATCGGATCGTGGGCCAACGGCCGCCGGGCGGCCCGCAAGATGGCCGGCGCACGGGCCTGA
- a CDS encoding GAP family protein, translating into MESTTDRRTGKRKGATRTAIVLTGLLLAMVHTYRNRAESGPPRWMEKLETATPWFSFRLGFLLLGFSRPIF; encoded by the coding sequence ATGGAGTCGACGACCGATCGACGAACTGGAAAGCGAAAGGGCGCCACGCGCACCGCAATCGTCCTCACCGGACTGTTGCTCGCGATGGTGCACACGTACCGGAATAGAGCGGAGTCGGGCCCGCCCCGCTGGATGGAGAAACTCGAAACGGCGACGCCATGGTTCTCGTTCAGACTCGGGTTCCTTCTGCTGGGGTTTTCCCGACCGATATTTTGA
- the pspAB gene encoding PspA-associated protein PspAB, which yields MGLLDGLRAVLGMRAETDAGRDADPDDLFGMSTAYLTMEADLGYEALDVGALCFSGVDSSDFRDAVDEVEAILEAGQEETGTGFSVTEDDHGYHWVVLEDDDPEDLITSMHFAADTFIEHGYGSRLLAAVFSYRDRDGPAYWIYSFRRGRFYPFVPRSGRERDSNAEFTLESALDGELEIEREKEYWYPLWPSERGTHPWE from the coding sequence ATGGGACTGCTGGACGGACTCCGTGCCGTACTCGGGATGCGAGCCGAGACCGACGCCGGACGCGACGCCGATCCCGACGATCTGTTCGGAATGAGTACCGCCTACCTCACGATGGAGGCCGACCTCGGCTACGAGGCGCTCGACGTCGGCGCGCTCTGCTTTTCGGGCGTCGACTCGAGTGACTTCCGTGACGCCGTCGACGAGGTCGAGGCGATTCTCGAGGCCGGGCAGGAGGAAACGGGAACCGGCTTTTCGGTCACGGAAGACGACCACGGCTACCACTGGGTCGTCCTCGAGGACGACGATCCGGAAGATCTGATCACGAGCATGCACTTCGCCGCGGACACGTTCATCGAGCACGGGTACGGCTCGCGGCTTCTCGCGGCGGTTTTTTCGTACCGAGACCGCGACGGCCCCGCCTACTGGATCTACTCCTTCCGTCGCGGTCGCTTCTACCCGTTCGTTCCCCGATCCGGTCGGGAACGGGACTCGAACGCGGAGTTCACGCTCGAGTCCGCGCTGGATGGCGAACTCGAGATCGAGCGCGAGAAAGAGTACTGGTATCCGCTCTGGCCCAGCGAACGCGGAACGCATCCCTGGGAGTGA
- the htpX gene encoding zinc metalloprotease HtpX, with amino-acid sequence MNWQADWGLRVRMFVTMFLLFALYIVFAGVLTAYLDAGLFGFALLFGGFSLVQYYFSDTLTLKSMGAKTVSADEYPQLHASIERLSQQADLPKPKVAVVDSNVPNAFATGRNQANAAVCVTTGLMRMLERDELDGVLAHELSHVKNRDMMVMTIASFLSTIAFMILRWGAFFGGGHGRGGGREGGGGGIIVAILVSLVVWIVSYLLIRALSRYREFAADRGAAAITGNPSALASALLKISGQMDKVPKEDLREEAEMNAFFIIPIKSGIVGRLFSTHPSTDRRVEALRELEREMTGL; translated from the coding sequence ATGAACTGGCAGGCGGACTGGGGACTGCGCGTTCGGATGTTCGTGACGATGTTCCTGCTGTTTGCACTGTACATCGTCTTCGCCGGAGTGCTCACCGCCTATCTCGACGCTGGGCTGTTCGGGTTCGCACTACTCTTCGGCGGATTTTCGCTGGTGCAGTACTACTTCAGCGACACGCTCACGCTGAAGAGCATGGGTGCGAAGACGGTCTCGGCCGACGAGTATCCGCAACTGCACGCCTCGATCGAACGGCTCTCGCAGCAAGCCGACCTCCCGAAACCGAAGGTGGCGGTCGTCGACTCGAACGTGCCGAACGCCTTCGCGACTGGCCGAAATCAGGCCAACGCCGCCGTGTGCGTGACGACCGGTCTCATGCGAATGCTCGAGCGGGACGAACTCGACGGCGTCCTCGCACACGAACTCTCCCACGTGAAAAATCGCGACATGATGGTGATGACGATCGCCTCGTTCCTCTCGACGATCGCGTTCATGATCCTCCGCTGGGGTGCGTTCTTCGGCGGCGGGCACGGCCGCGGCGGCGGCCGTGAGGGCGGCGGCGGTGGAATCATCGTCGCGATCCTCGTCTCGCTGGTCGTCTGGATCGTCAGCTACCTGCTCATCCGGGCGCTCTCGCGCTACCGCGAGTTCGCCGCCGACCGCGGGGCCGCGGCCATCACCGGCAACCCGTCCGCGCTCGCGTCGGCGTTACTGAAGATCTCGGGCCAGATGGACAAGGTCCCCAAAGAGGATCTCCGCGAGGAGGCCGAGATGAACGCCTTCTTCATCATCCCGATCAAGTCCGGTATCGTCGGTCGGCTCTTCTCGACGCACCCCTCGACCGACCGGCGGGTCGAAGCGCTTCGCGAACTCGAGCGCGAGATGACGGGGTTGTAG
- a CDS encoding HAD family hydrolase: MDSHSIKNVEAISFDLDDTLIRYTRSPGEVLRVCFDRLDLEPLFSVAEYYARYDEFAERCDSMDELRSECFAVLAAENGYKRQRGEDVADVFSNERDQSNVELRPSAARLLDELSQEYQLAIVTNGARDAQKWKIEAVSLDRWFEMIVIAGHDTPPKPDPEPFNRVVKSLGATPETTVHIGDSLETDIAGATAAGLNSVWISESPASRENGPTFRVNTLDDLRPLPWR, encoded by the coding sequence ATGGACTCCCATAGCATCAAGAACGTGGAAGCGATCTCCTTCGACCTTGATGATACCTTGATACGGTACACGAGATCTCCCGGAGAAGTGCTCCGAGTGTGTTTCGACCGTCTCGATCTCGAGCCGCTGTTTTCCGTCGCGGAATACTATGCTCGATACGATGAGTTTGCGGAAAGGTGTGATTCGATGGACGAACTCCGTTCCGAATGCTTTGCAGTGCTCGCTGCGGAAAACGGGTATAAGAGGCAACGTGGGGAAGATGTCGCGGACGTATTCAGCAACGAACGCGACCAATCCAACGTCGAACTCCGTCCGTCTGCGGCTCGACTCCTAGACGAACTCTCCCAAGAATACCAATTGGCTATCGTCACCAACGGTGCACGGGACGCACAAAAGTGGAAAATCGAGGCCGTTTCTCTTGATCGATGGTTCGAGATGATCGTTATTGCGGGACACGATACACCACCGAAGCCGGACCCAGAACCGTTCAACCGCGTAGTGAAGTCCCTCGGTGCAACCCCGGAAACCACGGTTCACATCGGTGATTCGCTCGAAACGGATATTGCCGGCGCGACCGCTGCCGGACTCAATTCCGTCTGGATTTCCGAAAGTCCCGCTAGTCGAGAGAACGGCCCGACGTTCCGGGTAAATACCCTCGATGACCTTCGGCCCCTTCCGTGGCGGTGA